Proteins encoded by one window of Paenibacillus urinalis:
- the fliQ gene encoding flagellar biosynthesis protein FliQ, whose translation MTSDFIIELAGQAIFIALEISAPMLVLGLVVGLIISIFQATTQIQEQTLAFVPKIIAVLVALLLFGPWILATMVDFTFNILDNLHTYIG comes from the coding sequence ATGACATCCGATTTTATCATTGAACTGGCAGGGCAAGCGATTTTTATCGCACTGGAAATCAGTGCGCCAATGCTTGTATTAGGGCTTGTAGTAGGTCTTATTATCAGTATTTTTCAAGCGACGACACAGATCCAAGAGCAGACACTGGCTTTTGTTCCCAAGATTATTGCGGTGCTTGTGGCGCTGTTGTTATTTGGGCCATGGATACTTGCAACAATGGTCGATTTCACATTTAACATTTTGGATAATCTTCATACTTATATCGGGTAG
- the flhB gene encoding flagellar biosynthesis protein FlhB — protein sequence MRFKLDLQMFSGEKTEKATPKKRQESRKKGQVAKSMEISGAAILLSCFMCLLIFGEFYKERIADAFRDIFVNRLNMEVTSENVMVMFGQFGMEILILLAPIFAIAVIIGFAANYIQVGFLLTGEGVTPKFSKLDPIKGFKNIFSMRALVELLKSVLKLVIIGYLVYDILWGARDEFAGLSLLSLDGILKFAAEMTLDLGINIGAALFVLSILDYMYQRYEHEKNIRMSKQDIKDEYKKMEGDPLIKAKIRERQRRMAMQRMMQEVPNADVIITNPTHFAVALKYDGNEMEAPTVIAKGADHMALRIREIAKEHGVALMESKPLARALFQRTEIGDSIPADLFQAVAEILAYVYKLKGRSNHKGNRRHGN from the coding sequence ATGAGATTTAAACTGGACCTGCAGATGTTCTCAGGGGAGAAGACGGAGAAGGCTACCCCGAAAAAACGTCAGGAATCTCGTAAAAAGGGCCAAGTGGCCAAAAGTATGGAAATATCCGGAGCGGCCATTTTACTCTCCTGTTTCATGTGTCTGCTCATCTTTGGTGAATTTTACAAAGAACGCATCGCAGACGCCTTTAGGGATATCTTTGTTAACAGGCTGAATATGGAAGTAACAAGCGAGAACGTAATGGTTATGTTCGGGCAGTTTGGAATGGAGATTCTTATCCTCCTTGCTCCGATCTTTGCCATCGCGGTGATCATCGGTTTTGCGGCCAATTATATTCAGGTTGGATTTTTGCTGACAGGCGAAGGGGTAACACCCAAATTCAGCAAGCTGGATCCGATCAAAGGCTTCAAGAACATCTTTTCCATGCGAGCCCTCGTGGAACTTTTGAAATCCGTTCTTAAGCTCGTCATTATTGGCTATCTGGTTTACGACATCCTGTGGGGTGCACGTGATGAATTCGCCGGCCTCAGCCTGTTATCACTCGATGGGATCTTGAAATTCGCCGCGGAAATGACGCTGGACCTTGGAATCAATATTGGCGCAGCCTTATTTGTACTATCTATTCTCGATTACATGTATCAGAGATATGAGCATGAGAAGAACATTAGAATGTCCAAACAGGACATCAAGGATGAGTATAAGAAGATGGAGGGAGACCCTCTCATTAAAGCGAAAATTCGCGAACGGCAAAGACGCATGGCGATGCAGCGGATGATGCAGGAAGTTCCCAATGCGGACGTCATCATTACGAATCCTACTCACTTTGCAGTCGCTTTGAAATATGATGGCAATGAAATGGAGGCTCCTACTGTTATAGCGAAAGGCGCAGATCATATGGCGCTGCGTATTCGGGAGATTGCCAAAGAGCATGGAGTGGCGCTTATGGAGAGCAAGCCTCTTGCCAGAGCTTTGTTCCAAAGGACTGAGATCGGGGATTCCATTCCGGCAGATCTCTTCCAGGCTGTCGCTGAAATTCTAGCCTATGTTTACAAATTAAAAGGAAGATCGAATCATAAGGGGAATCGGAGGCATGGAAACTAG
- a CDS encoding FliO/MopB family protein has translation METSYYGQLLWVIVVLIAIIAAIVLLVRWLGRKNQHFFQKKAMRIVGGVGLGPSKSIQIVEIGSKLYILGVGEDINVIDTLADPEEISQLMKQFELEGRETTSILSTIENLKTRLNRDRAKSQEVDEADFKQLFEQKLQEMPDRKEQMEDWLQEDTRDRSRDS, from the coding sequence ATGGAAACCAGTTATTATGGCCAGCTGCTATGGGTAATTGTAGTCCTTATTGCGATCATTGCAGCCATCGTGCTGCTCGTACGCTGGCTGGGTCGTAAGAACCAACACTTTTTCCAGAAGAAAGCGATGAGAATTGTTGGCGGAGTCGGGCTTGGACCGAGCAAATCCATTCAAATCGTTGAGATAGGCAGTAAACTATATATCCTTGGGGTTGGTGAGGATATCAATGTTATTGATACCTTAGCTGATCCCGAGGAGATCAGTCAGCTAATGAAGCAATTTGAGCTTGAAGGAAGGGAAACAACATCAATCCTCTCAACAATTGAGAATCTGAAGACCCGGCTTAACCGAGATCGGGCCAAGTCTCAAGAAGTTGATGAAGCTGACTTTAAGCAATTGTTTGAACAGAAACTTCAAGAAATGCCAGATCGCAAGGAACAGATGGAAGACTGGCTTCAAGAAGATACTAGAGATCGGTCGAGGGATTCATGA
- the flhA gene encoding flagellar biosynthesis protein FlhA, translating to MKIKDLSILIGIIGIVLMMILPIPVGLLDALLVINIAIALVILLVAMNTKEALEFSIFPSLLLVTTLFRVALNLATTKHILQDAYAGQVVATFGSWISGGQPVIGFIVFLILVVVQFIVITKGSERVAEVGARFTLDAMPGKQMSIDADLNAGLINEHQAKDRRSKIEREADFYGAMDGASKFVKGDAIASIVILLINLVGGFIIGMVMMGMSFADALSTYSLLTIGDGLVSQIPALLISTASGIIVTRAASDGTMADDITSQLFSYPKLLYIVGATVAFLGFFTPIELITTLPLALILFFAGWKMQQNLNKQQISDEQMEEEQQIEEVRSPESVINLLQVDPIEFEFGYGLIPLADTGQGGDLLDRIIMIRRQCALELGLVVPVIRIRDNIQLRPSEYVIKIKGNIVGSGELLLNHYLAMSPGYDDDSITGIETTEPAFGLPALWIDEATKDRAELSGYTVVDPPSVVATHLTEMIKKHAHELLGRQETKALVDNLKENYPALVDELIPSVLSIGDVQKVLAKLLREKISIRDMVTIFETLADYGTYTKDPDVLTEYVRQALSRQITQQYTQKGETMRVITVGPNLEKKIAESVQQTEQGSYLALDPVSSQTLYQKLMEQVNRLIQTGQQPIVLTSPTIRMYLRQLIERTMQDIPVLSYSELEPNVEIQSIGVVNL from the coding sequence GTGAAAATTAAAGACCTATCAATCCTGATCGGGATCATCGGCATCGTGCTAATGATGATTCTCCCTATTCCTGTTGGACTACTTGATGCATTATTGGTTATCAACATCGCTATAGCCTTGGTTATTTTGCTGGTAGCGATGAATACGAAGGAAGCTCTGGAATTCTCCATATTCCCTTCCTTGCTGCTTGTGACGACTCTATTTCGTGTAGCACTTAACCTTGCAACGACAAAGCACATTTTACAGGATGCTTATGCGGGTCAGGTTGTGGCCACTTTCGGAAGCTGGATCTCTGGTGGTCAGCCGGTTATTGGTTTTATCGTGTTTCTGATCCTGGTCGTCGTTCAATTTATTGTCATTACGAAAGGTTCGGAACGCGTAGCAGAGGTCGGAGCTCGGTTTACGCTCGACGCAATGCCCGGGAAGCAAATGAGTATAGATGCGGATCTCAACGCAGGACTTATTAATGAGCATCAAGCAAAAGATCGCCGAAGTAAAATTGAACGCGAAGCGGACTTTTACGGTGCGATGGATGGTGCGAGTAAGTTTGTTAAGGGAGACGCGATTGCCAGTATTGTTATCCTGCTGATCAACCTTGTCGGCGGATTTATTATCGGTATGGTAATGATGGGTATGAGCTTTGCTGATGCGTTGTCGACTTACTCACTGTTAACGATTGGAGATGGATTGGTCAGCCAGATCCCTGCACTGCTCATCTCTACCGCATCCGGGATTATCGTTACGCGTGCAGCTTCTGACGGTACAATGGCGGACGATATTACATCCCAGCTATTCTCCTATCCGAAGCTTCTCTATATTGTAGGAGCGACAGTAGCATTTCTAGGGTTCTTCACACCCATTGAGTTGATTACGACACTGCCGCTTGCGTTAATTCTCTTCTTCGCAGGCTGGAAGATGCAGCAGAATTTGAACAAACAGCAGATTAGTGATGAACAGATGGAAGAAGAGCAGCAGATTGAAGAGGTGCGTAGTCCGGAAAGTGTAATTAACCTGCTGCAAGTGGATCCGATCGAATTCGAATTTGGATATGGACTCATTCCTTTAGCAGATACAGGACAGGGTGGAGATTTGCTCGATCGTATCATCATGATTCGAAGACAATGTGCTCTTGAGCTGGGACTCGTCGTTCCAGTGATTCGGATAAGAGACAATATTCAATTAAGACCAAGTGAATATGTGATCAAGATTAAAGGAAATATCGTCGGGAGCGGCGAGCTTCTGCTCAATCACTATCTGGCGATGAGTCCCGGATATGATGACGATTCTATAACCGGGATTGAAACAACCGAGCCTGCTTTTGGCCTTCCCGCGTTATGGATCGATGAAGCAACCAAGGATCGGGCGGAATTGTCCGGCTATACCGTTGTAGATCCACCTTCGGTTGTGGCAACGCATTTGACCGAAATGATTAAGAAGCATGCACATGAGCTCCTGGGTCGTCAGGAAACAAAGGCTCTTGTGGATAACTTGAAAGAGAATTATCCTGCACTGGTTGATGAGCTGATTCCATCTGTTCTATCCATTGGAGATGTTCAAAAAGTATTGGCTAAACTTCTGCGTGAGAAAATCTCGATTCGAGATATGGTGACGATCTTTGAAACGCTCGCAGATTACGGTACCTATACGAAGGATCCGGATGTACTTACGGAGTATGTCAGACAAGCTCTATCCAGACAGATTACACAGCAGTATACCCAAAAAGGGGAGACGATGCGGGTTATTACGGTTGGACCGAATCTGGAGAAAAAGATCGCCGAGAGTGTCCAGCAGACGGAGCAAGGGAGCTATCTGGCGCTTGATCCGGTATCCAGTCAGACGCTGTATCAGAAGCTGATGGAGCAAGTGAATCGATTGATTCAGACGGGTCAACAACCGATTGTGCTTACTTCACCGACAATCCGGATGTATTTGCGGCAATTGATCGAAAGAACGATGCAGGATATACCGGTGTTATCCTACAGCGAACTGGAGCCTAATGTTGAAATTCAAAGTATCGGGGTGGTTAATCTATGA
- the fliR gene encoding flagellar biosynthetic protein FliR has translation MEMMLQGFSVALLIFCRITAFFVAAPIFSTPGVPGVFKIGISFFITVIVYLTFGLDQSIPMDGQYILLIVKEILMGLLLGYIALLMITAIQTAGAFIDIQIGFGMANVYDPMTGAAAPLTGNVKYAFAVLLFLTMNGHHRMLDAIVYSYEWVPLVGNDLFAAMASGNIAELIITAFAQAFMLAFQLAAPLVVALFMTDVGLGFLARTAPQFNVFVIGVPLKILVGLAMMLVTIPGLLYLFENLFAVMFEAMQGVLEVIKQGA, from the coding sequence ATGGAGATGATGCTTCAAGGTTTTTCTGTCGCTCTGCTTATTTTTTGTCGAATTACAGCATTTTTTGTAGCAGCACCTATATTTTCTACGCCAGGGGTTCCAGGGGTATTTAAGATCGGAATATCTTTTTTTATTACCGTTATTGTGTACCTCACATTTGGCTTAGATCAGTCGATTCCGATGGATGGTCAATATATTCTGCTCATTGTGAAAGAAATACTGATGGGGCTGCTGCTCGGCTACATCGCACTACTCATGATTACAGCGATACAAACAGCAGGTGCATTTATCGATATTCAGATCGGGTTTGGGATGGCGAATGTCTACGACCCGATGACAGGCGCAGCCGCTCCTTTGACAGGGAATGTGAAGTATGCCTTTGCTGTTCTGTTATTTCTGACCATGAACGGTCATCATCGAATGCTGGATGCAATTGTGTACAGCTACGAGTGGGTACCGCTGGTAGGTAATGATCTGTTTGCTGCAATGGCAAGCGGGAATATCGCGGAATTAATCATAACCGCTTTCGCTCAGGCGTTTATGCTCGCATTTCAGCTGGCAGCACCTCTTGTTGTCGCTCTGTTTATGACAGATGTGGGTCTCGGCTTCTTGGCAAGAACTGCGCCGCAGTTCAATGTGTTTGTCATTGGTGTTCCGTTAAAAATTCTGGTAGGACTTGCGATGATGCTGGTCACCATACCAGGCCTGTTATATTTATTTGAAAATTTGTTCGCAGTCATGTTTGAAGCTATGCAGGGAGTACTGGAAGTGATTAAACAGGGAGCTTAA
- the flhF gene encoding flagellar biosynthesis protein FlhF — protein sequence MRVKKYIVDTMPEAMSLIRSELGSDAVILSTKSIKTGGFAGLFRKQKIEVVAAVEEPAASVSAVNLQASPPAAQAQPRPIPRAMAPDAYRKVADGMNNGEQAAAKEKQEDVKQENPSYRGPRSSVLSSIPVQEPHPEGADFSASTDQALLTEIQQLKQMMTSFAKRDAYEAMLPGNLNEARTRLVQQGVIDELWIKWIDAAQEQWSEQTEQSGFALVKEEIREFLVERIDAGIAQDTRIVYVAGPTGVGKTTTIAKLAAEQMFKYKRKVGFVTADTYRISAVEQLRTYAAILGVPLEVVQSPADTKRALERLADCDLIFMDTAGRNYRNEMLVSELNSLLLDEPNSEMMLVLSLTSKTEDMLVILDHFTKYGLSKVIFTKMDETDSLGSIINVLYRYPVTLSYIADGQNVPDDLMVPDAKTLSDCIMGSDENE from the coding sequence ATGAGAGTGAAAAAATATATAGTGGATACCATGCCCGAGGCCATGAGCCTGATTCGCAGTGAGCTGGGATCGGATGCAGTCATCTTATCGACCAAATCGATCAAGACAGGCGGCTTTGCCGGACTGTTCCGCAAGCAAAAGATAGAGGTTGTAGCGGCGGTTGAGGAGCCGGCAGCTTCAGTGTCAGCAGTAAATCTGCAAGCAAGTCCCCCGGCCGCTCAGGCTCAGCCAAGACCCATACCAAGAGCAATGGCCCCAGATGCTTACCGCAAAGTGGCAGATGGTATGAATAACGGAGAACAAGCAGCGGCCAAGGAAAAACAGGAGGATGTGAAGCAAGAGAATCCGTCCTACAGAGGACCACGTTCATCAGTCCTTTCATCAATCCCTGTTCAGGAGCCGCACCCGGAAGGGGCGGATTTTTCCGCTTCTACCGATCAAGCTCTGCTAACTGAAATACAGCAGTTGAAGCAGATGATGACTTCCTTTGCTAAGCGAGATGCCTATGAAGCCATGCTGCCGGGTAATCTGAATGAGGCTCGTACGAGACTGGTTCAGCAGGGAGTCATCGATGAATTATGGATCAAATGGATTGATGCAGCACAGGAGCAGTGGTCAGAACAGACTGAGCAGAGCGGCTTCGCATTGGTAAAGGAAGAGATAAGAGAGTTCCTTGTGGAGCGAATAGATGCTGGCATTGCGCAGGACACACGTATTGTTTATGTTGCGGGACCTACGGGTGTGGGTAAGACGACGACCATTGCCAAGCTGGCTGCTGAGCAAATGTTTAAGTACAAGCGCAAGGTCGGGTTTGTTACTGCGGATACGTACCGGATCTCTGCTGTTGAACAGCTGAGAACCTATGCCGCAATTCTGGGAGTTCCGCTTGAAGTGGTTCAGTCACCGGCTGATACCAAGCGTGCCCTAGAACGCCTTGCAGATTGCGATCTTATTTTTATGGATACCGCAGGACGTAACTACCGTAATGAAATGCTGGTATCCGAACTGAACAGCCTGCTTCTCGATGAACCCAACAGCGAGATGATGCTAGTACTGAGCCTCACCTCGAAGACAGAGGACATGCTCGTCATTTTGGACCATTTCACCAAATATGGCCTGTCCAAAGTCATTTTTACCAAGATGGATGAAACGGACAGTCTAGGTTCCATCATCAATGTTCTATATCGTTACCCTGTGACGCTGTCTTACATAGCGGATGGCCAGAATGTGCCAGACGATCTTATGGTGCCGGATGCCAAGACGCTTTCAGATTGCATAATGGGAAGTGATGAGAATGAGTGA
- the fliP gene encoding flagellar type III secretion system pore protein FliP (The bacterial flagellar biogenesis protein FliP forms a type III secretion system (T3SS)-type pore required for flagellar assembly.), with protein MNKKIVVACLLWVCLTVFNGTEAFAAQPIPDISIEFGNTEGEEPSTSALSIILLITVLSIAPAILVLMTSFTRIVIVLSFVRTSLGTNQMPPNQVLVGLALFLTLFIMSPTISQMNEVALQPYLRGELTQTEALEEAAEPMKEFMFSHTREKDLLLFMEYTGAEQPESYEDIPLHVLVPAYAISELKTAFQMGFMIFIPFLVIDIVVSSVLMAMGMMMLPPVMISLPFKILLFVLVDGWYLVVKSLLLSFSP; from the coding sequence ATGAATAAGAAGATTGTAGTTGCATGTCTGTTGTGGGTGTGCCTGACGGTATTCAATGGTACAGAGGCCTTTGCGGCACAGCCGATCCCTGATATCTCTATCGAGTTCGGGAATACGGAAGGCGAAGAACCGAGCACAAGCGCATTATCTATTATTTTACTCATTACGGTATTAAGCATTGCACCTGCAATTCTCGTATTAATGACAAGCTTTACTAGGATCGTTATCGTCCTGAGCTTTGTCAGAACGTCGCTCGGTACGAACCAAATGCCGCCGAACCAAGTGCTCGTCGGACTGGCCCTTTTTCTGACCTTGTTTATTATGTCTCCAACCATATCACAAATGAATGAAGTCGCACTCCAGCCTTATCTGAGAGGAGAGCTTACTCAGACGGAAGCACTGGAGGAGGCAGCCGAGCCGATGAAGGAATTCATGTTCTCTCATACGAGAGAGAAGGATCTGCTGCTGTTTATGGAATATACCGGAGCGGAGCAGCCCGAGTCCTATGAGGATATTCCCTTACATGTACTTGTTCCGGCCTATGCCATAAGTGAATTAAAAACTGCATTTCAGATGGGCTTTATGATATTTATTCCATTTCTAGTCATTGATATTGTCGTGTCGAGTGTACTTATGGCGATGGGGATGATGATGCTCCCGCCGGTCATGATATCACTGCCCTTCAAGATTCTTCTCTTTGTTCTGGTGGATGGCTGGTATTTGGTCGTAAAATCTCTGTTATTAAGTTTCAGTCCTTAA
- a CDS encoding MinD/ParA family protein has translation MSDQAASLRELMAARPIPKITEENRVKKPAAKKQAKLIAVASGKGGVGKSNFTLNLALKIHAAGKKVLVFDADMGMANIDVLMGVSSKFSLYHVLTREKRISEIIQLGPMGLPYIAGGSGFVELLSLTEQDIDAFTTDLESLASEMDYIFFDTGAGLSLENRSFIAAADECIVVTTPEPTAITDAYALIKMMHKINGHSPFGIIVNRAENKREADQVSSKIQLVAKRFLGADIPLLGYITEDSHVMRAVKKQTPFTTLYPNCTAAKDMERISLNYTEMGRTISNGGQGLRGFVAKWLRKTAQ, from the coding sequence ATGAGTGATCAGGCAGCATCTCTCAGAGAACTGATGGCAGCAAGGCCCATTCCGAAGATTACGGAAGAGAACCGCGTTAAGAAGCCAGCAGCTAAGAAACAGGCTAAATTGATTGCGGTAGCAAGCGGCAAGGGTGGAGTAGGGAAATCCAATTTCACTTTAAACCTTGCATTAAAAATTCATGCTGCCGGTAAAAAGGTACTCGTATTCGACGCTGATATGGGAATGGCCAATATAGATGTGCTCATGGGGGTCTCCTCCAAATTCAGTCTATATCATGTGCTGACTAGGGAGAAAAGGATCTCAGAGATTATACAGCTCGGACCGATGGGGCTTCCGTATATCGCAGGAGGATCCGGATTCGTAGAACTTCTGTCTCTAACGGAACAGGATATTGATGCATTCACCACTGATTTGGAGAGCCTGGCTTCGGAAATGGACTATATTTTCTTTGATACCGGTGCGGGATTGTCACTGGAGAACAGAAGCTTTATCGCGGCTGCAGATGAATGTATTGTTGTGACGACCCCGGAGCCCACGGCGATCACGGATGCTTATGCACTCATCAAAATGATGCACAAAATTAACGGTCACAGCCCATTCGGCATCATCGTCAATCGGGCTGAGAACAAGCGCGAGGCCGACCAGGTCAGCTCAAAGATACAGCTGGTTGCTAAACGATTTTTGGGGGCTGATATTCCGTTGCTCGGGTATATCACTGAGGATAGTCATGTGATGCGTGCGGTTAAGAAGCAAACTCCATTTACTACCCTGTATCCGAACTGCACAGCTGCTAAGGATATGGAACGAATCTCGCTGAACTACACGGAGATGGGCAGAACGATATCGAACGGTGGGCAGGGCTTAAGAGGATTTGTTGCCAAGTGGCTGAGGAAAACGGCCCAATAA
- a CDS encoding protein-glutamate methylesterase/protein-glutamine glutaminase, whose protein sequence is MSVYQVLVVDDSAFMRKIITDLIQQDPSFRVADTAATGVEAVEKARRIRPDLITMDVEMPELNGLDALKIIMAEQPIPIIMLSGINETGLKETIKALEAGAFDFIRKPSIQFRQDIYEVGAELRNQMKEAVQMMERRARRAAEKDEAAAAMAPPSEASDSSARKKNRENAAVHHKLPEKTIDQEPKSAPPETTSKNIPAPRSAKTKLDDIKSITQRLAQELETAKKETEKKASPKVSKTERESAKRPSHVIKTEQEALSPVIAAETKKSKKAGALQSSGTFSKLVAVGCSTGGPRALKTLLSHFPGDFEAPIVIVQHMPPDFTRSLAARLDSFSEIHVVEAAHGMRLKAGTAYIAPGGYHMRVRENHNAEYEIVLGSEDPVNGHRPSVDTLFESLLPYVALERHIAILTGMGSDGARMMKRLYEAGVTSTFAENEETCVVYGMPRAAAELGCVNQLLPLEELADRLVKAVTRNG, encoded by the coding sequence ATGTCAGTCTATCAGGTACTAGTGGTTGATGATTCAGCATTTATGAGAAAGATTATAACCGATTTAATTCAGCAGGATCCCTCTTTTCGAGTAGCAGATACGGCTGCGACAGGTGTGGAAGCTGTTGAGAAAGCCAGAAGAATCCGGCCTGATTTAATTACGATGGATGTTGAAATGCCGGAATTAAACGGGCTGGATGCCTTGAAGATCATTATGGCCGAGCAGCCGATTCCGATTATCATGCTGTCAGGCATTAATGAGACCGGTCTCAAAGAAACCATCAAGGCGCTGGAAGCCGGTGCGTTTGATTTTATACGTAAGCCTTCCATTCAATTTCGTCAGGACATTTATGAGGTGGGGGCTGAGCTTCGTAACCAGATGAAGGAAGCCGTACAGATGATGGAGCGTAGAGCACGAAGAGCTGCAGAGAAGGATGAGGCTGCAGCAGCGATGGCTCCACCCTCTGAGGCTTCGGATTCATCTGCCAGGAAAAAGAATAGAGAAAATGCCGCTGTCCACCATAAACTGCCTGAGAAGACGATCGATCAAGAGCCTAAATCTGCGCCTCCAGAGACAACGAGCAAGAATATCCCTGCTCCGAGATCGGCGAAGACCAAGCTGGATGACATCAAGTCCATTACCCAGAGACTGGCACAAGAATTAGAGACAGCCAAAAAAGAAACAGAGAAGAAAGCAAGTCCAAAAGTAAGCAAGACAGAGAGGGAATCTGCCAAACGGCCATCCCATGTAATTAAAACAGAACAGGAAGCCTTATCTCCTGTTATAGCAGCCGAGACGAAGAAATCTAAGAAAGCCGGAGCATTGCAATCTTCTGGTACGTTCAGCAAATTGGTAGCTGTCGGCTGCTCGACCGGGGGACCACGTGCACTAAAGACGCTGCTGTCTCATTTTCCCGGGGATTTTGAGGCTCCGATTGTCATCGTTCAGCACATGCCGCCGGATTTCACCAGATCGCTGGCAGCCCGGCTTGATTCCTTCAGTGAGATTCATGTGGTTGAAGCGGCTCATGGAATGCGTTTGAAGGCGGGAACCGCTTATATCGCTCCAGGCGGCTATCATATGAGAGTTAGGGAGAATCATAATGCGGAATATGAGATCGTACTTGGCAGCGAGGACCCCGTGAATGGACACAGGCCTTCAGTCGATACGTTATTTGAATCTTTACTCCCCTATGTTGCTCTCGAAAGGCATATAGCCATCTTGACGGGAATGGGCAGTGATGGAGCAAGAATGATGAAACGACTCTACGAAGCAGGCGTTACTTCTACTTTTGCGGAGAATGAGGAGACCTGCGTCGTATACGGGATGCCGCGTGCTGCAGCAGAGCTGGGTTGTGTTAATCAGCTGCTCCCGCTTGAGGAGCTGGCCGATAGACTGGTTAAAGCGGTGACTAGAAACGGTTAA